The following coding sequences lie in one Methanothermobacter sp. MT-2 genomic window:
- a CDS encoding coenzyme F390 synthetase, which yields MVSYFNPEIETMDREDIDALVEERIRYTIKYAYENVPFYTKWFQKNKIKPSDIRSHEDLRELPIINGGTVRENQPPETESFEFKATSWEDIFTIHETSGTSGRPKSFFLTWDDWQRYAEKYARAFVSQGFDSRDRVVICASYGMNIGANTMTLAAHKIGMTIIPEGKCTFPVRIIENYKPTSIVASIFKLLRLARRMEDHGLNPKESSIERLVVGGESFAPEAREYLEEIWDVDIFNTYGSTEGTMCGECVEKAGLHVPEDLVHLDVYDPHLEDFVDDGECGRIVLTTLLPVGKKTGILLLNYDTEDTTVVLSRDECKCGRTHMRIMSPEREAETVWVSGHPFNRVDVEAAVFQRENMEYLTGEYEAFLYGDEDEGSVTMQVSLECKELKKCDKELIKENFLRKFFKEKKELYHTYLDGTFEILFKFKSPGALEFYKIKGRPKRIVDRR from the coding sequence ATGGTATCCTATTTCAACCCAGAAATTGAAACAATGGATCGTGAAGACATTGATGCACTAGTAGAAGAACGCATCCGTTATACCATTAAATATGCATATGAAAATGTCCCATTCTACACTAAATGGTTCCAGAAAAATAAAATAAAACCTTCGGATATAAGATCCCATGAAGATTTAAGGGAATTACCAATTATAAATGGGGGAACCGTAAGGGAGAACCAACCCCCAGAAACTGAAAGCTTCGAGTTCAAGGCCACATCATGGGAGGATATCTTCACAATACATGAGACAAGCGGTACAAGTGGACGTCCAAAATCCTTCTTTTTAACCTGGGATGACTGGCAACGTTATGCAGAAAAATATGCGAGGGCATTTGTATCCCAAGGCTTTGATTCAAGGGATAGGGTTGTCATCTGCGCATCATATGGTATGAATATAGGTGCTAATACAATGACTCTTGCGGCGCACAAGATTGGCATGACAATAATCCCAGAAGGTAAATGCACATTCCCAGTGCGTATAATAGAAAATTATAAACCTACCAGCATTGTTGCAAGTATATTCAAACTTTTAAGGCTTGCGAGGAGGATGGAGGATCATGGCCTCAACCCTAAAGAATCCAGCATAGAAAGGCTAGTAGTTGGTGGTGAAAGTTTCGCGCCAGAAGCAAGAGAATACCTAGAAGAGATTTGGGATGTGGATATATTCAATACATATGGTAGTACTGAGGGTACAATGTGTGGAGAATGCGTGGAGAAGGCCGGGTTACATGTTCCAGAGGATCTTGTCCACCTTGACGTTTATGATCCGCACCTCGAAGATTTTGTCGATGATGGTGAATGCGGTCGCATAGTTCTCACAACACTTCTCCCAGTAGGGAAGAAGACTGGAATTCTACTTTTAAATTATGACACTGAAGACACTACAGTTGTGCTTTCAAGGGATGAATGTAAATGTGGAAGGACTCATATGCGTATAATGAGCCCTGAAAGAGAAGCTGAGACTGTATGGGTATCTGGACACCCATTTAATAGGGTTGATGTTGAAGCAGCGGTGTTCCAAAGGGAAAACATGGAATATCTGACAGGAGAGTATGAGGCATTCTTATACGGAGACGAGGATGAGGGATCCGTTACAATGCAAGTATCACTTGAATGCAAAGAACTTAAAAAATGTGACAAGGAGCTTATAAAAGAGAATTTCCTCAGAAAATTTTTCAAAGAAAAAAAAGAACTATACCACACCTACCTAGATGGAACATTCGAGATACTATTCAAATTTAAGAGTCCAGGTGCACTAGAATTTTACAAGATAAAAGGAAGGCCAAAGAGGATAGTTGACAGACGATAA
- a CDS encoding probable tRNA pseudouridine synthase D, with the protein MLNAETYVTEGEGTGGKIRVKLEDFYVEEIPLIKPTGKGPNVWIWMEKKNRTTLDVLLDIARDLGLPRWRMGFAGMKDKAAVTRQWICISNIEPEEIKGLDERLYNVKFLKITRHEKKLRMGQLIGNRFRITIRDVKPSAKEEAENTLQQLSKIGVPNYYGWQRFGAPRANTHLVGKAIVLGDLKGAVDLYIGRPYEDEPENIKKARRAYDECKLEEAYELMPPSMRYERMMLKRLIKEERKGISEKSYVRVIETLPKPLKRMFVHAYQSYLFNKVVSERAKFGINKYIEGDILVDNQQHIINTGKLDEMIKRFEAHPTAPLYGSKVPLATGKVGEIEKRILKEEGITLDLFKCEKMPRLGSHGIRRPIRFRVWDTSVQATDEGILVEFSIPKGCYATAVLREIMKKSI; encoded by the coding sequence ATGTTAAACGCAGAAACTTACGTAACAGAAGGTGAAGGTACTGGAGGTAAGATCAGAGTAAAACTTGAAGATTTTTATGTGGAAGAAATCCCACTTATCAAACCAACCGGTAAAGGGCCTAATGTGTGGATTTGGATGGAAAAAAAGAATAGAACAACCTTAGACGTTCTATTAGATATTGCAAGGGATTTAGGTTTGCCACGTTGGAGGATGGGATTCGCCGGGATGAAAGACAAAGCAGCAGTTACAAGACAATGGATATGCATAAGTAACATCGAACCAGAGGAAATCAAGGGATTAGATGAACGATTATACAATGTTAAATTCCTTAAGATAACCAGACACGAAAAAAAGTTGAGGATGGGACAACTAATTGGTAACAGATTCCGCATAACAATAAGGGACGTGAAACCAAGTGCAAAAGAAGAAGCTGAGAACACACTCCAACAATTATCAAAGATTGGAGTGCCTAATTATTATGGTTGGCAACGATTTGGCGCTCCAAGAGCCAACACGCACCTTGTAGGCAAGGCCATAGTACTTGGAGACCTTAAGGGGGCTGTGGATTTGTATATTGGCCGCCCTTATGAGGATGAACCAGAAAATATAAAAAAGGCGAGAAGAGCATACGATGAGTGTAAACTGGAAGAAGCCTATGAACTGATGCCACCCAGCATGAGATATGAACGTATGATGCTCAAAAGACTTATAAAAGAGGAAAGAAAAGGAATTTCGGAAAAATCCTATGTTCGTGTAATAGAAACACTACCAAAGCCCCTGAAGAGAATGTTCGTCCACGCATACCAATCCTATCTCTTTAACAAGGTTGTGAGTGAACGTGCAAAATTCGGTATCAACAAGTATATAGAAGGAGATATCCTAGTTGACAACCAACAACACATCATAAACACTGGGAAATTGGATGAAATGATAAAAAGGTTCGAGGCCCATCCAACAGCACCATTATATGGTAGCAAAGTGCCGCTTGCAACAGGAAAGGTTGGTGAAATCGAAAAAAGGATACTCAAAGAGGAGGGGATAACCTTAGATCTTTTCAAATGCGAGAAAATGCCCCGTTTAGGCAGTCATGGTATACGTAGGCCGATAAGATTCAGGGTATGGGATACTTCAGTCCAGGCGACCGATGAGGGGATATTAGTAGAGTTTTCAATACCAAAAGGGTGCTATGCAACAGCGGTGCTGAGGGAGATAATGAAAAAATCGATTTAG